In Sorghum bicolor cultivar BTx623 chromosome 10, Sorghum_bicolor_NCBIv3, whole genome shotgun sequence, one genomic interval encodes:
- the LOC8072653 gene encoding RING-H2 finger protein ATL74 isoform X1 has translation MSSAAAAEYPWRSQVLGEAVAAQRSRSRSALVLASYPLLLLLVILAAFVRYLWVALTMYCALLFALSCAARSLSVRSAAASAARVSRGGLSATAIAAVAPAFPYKDDAAAAQCAVCLEGMKDGEAARRLPACSHAFHAGCIDMWLDSHATCPVCRSHVVPLPRKAGKQPPPELLLVHPSPEPPLPPV, from the coding sequence AtgtcgtcggcggcggcagcggagtACCCGTGGCGCTCGCAGGTCCTCGGCGAAGCCGTGGCGGCGcagcgcagccgcagccgcagcgcGCTGGTGCTGGCGTCGTatccgctgctgctgctcctcgtcATCCTGGCCGCGTTCGTCAGGTACCTGTGGGTCGCGCTCACCATGTACTGCGCGCTCCTCTTCGCGCTCTCGTGCGCCGCTCGCAGCCTCTCCGTCCGGTCTGCCGCCGCCTCGGCGGCGAGGGTCAGCCGCGGCGGGCTCTCGGCCACGGCCATCGCCGCGGTCGCGCCGGCGTTCCCGTACAAGGACGACGCCGCCGCGGCGCAGTGCGCTGTGTGCCTCGAGGGGATGAAAGACGgggaggcggcgcggcggctgCCGGCGTGCTCGCACGCGTTCCACGCCGGCTGCATCGACATGTGGCTCGACTCGCACGCGACGTGCCCGGTGTGCAGGTCCCACGTAGTGCCGCTGCCGCGCAAGGCCGGCAAACAACCGCCGCCCGAACTGCTGCTCGTGCATCCGTCGCCGGAGCCGCCACTGCCGCCGGTTTAG
- the LOC8072653 gene encoding RING-H2 finger protein ATL39 isoform X2: MSSAAAAEYPWRSQVLGEAVAAQRSRSRSALVLASYPLLLLLVILAAFVRYLWVALTMYCALLFALSCAARSLSVRSAAASAARVSRGGLSATAIAAVAPAFPYKDDAAAAQCAVCLEGMKDGEAARRLPACSHAFHAGCIDMWLDSHATCPVCRSHVVPLPRKAGKQPPPEPPLPPV; encoded by the exons AtgtcgtcggcggcggcagcggagtACCCGTGGCGCTCGCAGGTCCTCGGCGAAGCCGTGGCGGCGcagcgcagccgcagccgcagcgcGCTGGTGCTGGCGTCGTatccgctgctgctgctcctcgtcATCCTGGCCGCGTTCGTCAGGTACCTGTGGGTCGCGCTCACCATGTACTGCGCGCTCCTCTTCGCGCTCTCGTGCGCCGCTCGCAGCCTCTCCGTCCGGTCTGCCGCCGCCTCGGCGGCGAGGGTCAGCCGCGGCGGGCTCTCGGCCACGGCCATCGCCGCGGTCGCGCCGGCGTTCCCGTACAAGGACGACGCCGCCGCGGCGCAGTGCGCTGTGTGCCTCGAGGGGATGAAAGACGgggaggcggcgcggcggctgCCGGCGTGCTCGCACGCGTTCCACGCCGGCTGCATCGACATGTGGCTCGACTCGCACGCGACGTGCCCGGTGTGCAGGTCCCACGTAGTGCCGCTGCCGCGCAAGGCCGGCAAACAACCGCCGCCC GAGCCGCCACTGCCGCCGGTTTAG